A stretch of Streptococcus chenjunshii DNA encodes these proteins:
- a CDS encoding helix-hairpin-helix domain-containing protein: MLDEILNKFKEKKFMFISALISVLLILTVLSFYIFSHRSQQKDSDSFSAYQTILNSSGSKQTALSGKDSQKQADNAEITIDIKGAVQKEGVYTLPAGSRVTDAVKRAGGLTAEADRKSVNLAQKIEDEAVIYIAEKGENISVIPPSSASGADSTEPGAGEKINLNTATLAELQTLSGIGVKRAQDILDYRDSKGRFSSVDELAEISGIGEKTLAKLKEEVTVD; encoded by the coding sequence ATGCTGGATGAGATACTGAATAAATTTAAAGAAAAGAAATTTATGTTTATATCGGCTTTAATCAGTGTGCTGTTGATCTTGACTGTCTTATCTTTTTATATTTTTTCTCATAGATCACAGCAAAAAGACAGTGATAGTTTTTCAGCCTATCAAACGATTCTTAACAGTTCAGGGAGCAAGCAAACGGCACTTTCAGGCAAGGATTCACAAAAGCAGGCCGATAATGCGGAGATTACAATTGATATAAAAGGGGCTGTTCAGAAAGAAGGTGTCTATACCTTGCCAGCAGGTAGCCGAGTAACTGATGCGGTCAAACGTGCTGGCGGCCTGACAGCAGAAGCAGACAGAAAATCGGTCAATCTCGCGCAAAAGATTGAAGATGAAGCTGTTATTTATATTGCTGAAAAAGGTGAAAATATCAGTGTCATTCCGCCGTCATCAGCTTCGGGAGCTGACAGCACCGAACCCGGAGCTGGAGAAAAAATTAACTTAAACACTGCGACTCTCGCTGAACTTCAGACCCTTTCAGGTATTGGAGTCAAACGGGCTCAGGATATTCTTGATTACCGTGACAGCAAAGGGAGGTTCAGTTCTGTAGATGAGCTGGCTGAAATTTCGGGTATTGGCGAGAAAACGTTGGCAAAGCTTAAAGAAGAGGTGACGGTTGATTAA
- a CDS encoding DNA internalization-related competence protein ComEC/Rec2 → MINGYPIKLIHLAFLLLLLYFWFFSATILGLFLFAFALICLFRQYSWQKALLAMLILAAFAVYFGFWQKRQEKAYQEAPAAIRYIELVSDSIAVNGDLLSFQGKSDGRKYQVFYRFQSKEEKDFFNSLSDTVILQVEGEIAEAETVRNFDGFDYRSYLKNQGIYRLIELKNIQQFRQLSSKTPLHYLQEWRRKAVIFIQHHFPAPMRYYMTGLLFGYLDKSFDEMADLYTSLGIIHLFALSGMHVGFFVRLFRFCFLRLGMRRDYVDYLQIPFSFLYAALTGFSVSVMRSLVQNGFSNLGIKGVDNFALTLMTFFLIMPHFLLIRSGILSFAYAFILILIDFSSLGRYQRKLAESLTLAIGILPLVLYFFSVFQPLSVFFTIFFSLTFEFLFLPLLTVIFLLSPFIKITFVNSLFVLLESIINQLSQFFSRPLVLGQPQLPILILLFILLGLLYDFYHRKKLALLLTLPIALLFFSSKLPLENEITMIDVGQGDSIFLRDMQGKTILIDVGGRPVFTNKESWQKRWGKSNAEKTLIPYLRSRGVSKIDQLVLTHADTDHVGDLQVLAKYFKIGEILISPGSLTQNDFVQTLKAMKTEVRTVKAGDSLSIMQSRLYVLHPYQTGDGSNNDSIVLYGYLLNQSFLFTGDLEKEGEEKLMQLYSRLPVDVLKVGHHGSKGSTSSEFLSFIKPRYALISAGVGNRYQHPHQETLNRLKAVSVKIYRTDLQGGIRFRGWNSWQTETVK, encoded by the coding sequence TTGATTAACGGTTATCCGATTAAACTGATTCATCTGGCTTTTTTACTGCTTCTGCTCTATTTTTGGTTTTTTTCTGCAACTATTTTAGGTCTGTTTTTATTCGCTTTTGCTCTAATCTGTCTTTTCAGGCAATACAGCTGGCAGAAAGCTTTGTTAGCAATGCTGATTTTAGCAGCTTTTGCTGTTTACTTTGGCTTTTGGCAGAAACGACAGGAAAAAGCTTATCAGGAAGCACCCGCTGCGATTCGTTATATTGAGCTCGTTTCGGACAGTATTGCAGTCAACGGTGACTTGCTTTCTTTTCAAGGGAAATCTGATGGCAGAAAATATCAAGTATTTTATCGATTCCAATCAAAAGAGGAAAAAGATTTCTTTAATAGCCTCAGTGATACTGTCATTCTGCAGGTAGAAGGTGAGATAGCAGAAGCGGAAACAGTCCGTAATTTTGATGGTTTTGACTATCGCAGCTACTTGAAAAATCAGGGAATTTACCGCCTGATTGAGCTGAAAAATATCCAACAGTTCAGGCAGCTGTCATCGAAAACTCCCTTACATTATCTGCAGGAATGGCGCCGAAAAGCTGTTATTTTTATTCAGCATCATTTTCCTGCCCCTATGAGATACTATATGACAGGCCTCTTATTTGGCTACTTGGATAAATCTTTCGATGAAATGGCAGATCTGTATACCAGCCTTGGTATTATTCATTTATTTGCCTTATCAGGAATGCATGTCGGTTTCTTTGTCAGGCTTTTCCGCTTTTGCTTTTTGCGTTTAGGTATGAGGCGCGATTATGTGGACTATCTGCAAATTCCTTTTTCCTTTTTATATGCTGCTTTGACAGGTTTTTCTGTATCTGTTATGCGCAGTCTGGTTCAAAATGGTTTCTCTAATCTTGGTATTAAAGGAGTAGACAATTTTGCCCTGACCCTTATGACGTTTTTCTTGATAATGCCGCATTTTCTTTTGATAAGGAGTGGGATTTTATCCTTTGCCTATGCTTTTATATTGATTTTGATAGATTTTTCCAGTCTCGGCCGCTATCAGAGAAAACTGGCTGAGTCTTTGACCCTTGCTATTGGTATTTTACCGCTAGTGCTTTATTTCTTTTCCGTTTTTCAGCCCTTATCTGTTTTTTTTACTATTTTCTTTTCGCTGACTTTTGAATTTCTTTTTTTACCTTTGCTGACTGTCATTTTTCTGCTTTCTCCCTTTATTAAAATAACTTTTGTCAATTCTTTATTTGTCCTTCTGGAAAGTATTATCAATCAGCTCAGTCAGTTTTTTTCCCGTCCCTTAGTTTTAGGCCAGCCTCAGTTACCGATTCTTATTTTGCTGTTTATTTTACTGGGACTGCTTTATGATTTTTATCATCGAAAGAAACTGGCTTTGCTGCTGACTTTGCCGATTGCTCTTTTATTTTTCAGCAGCAAACTGCCCTTAGAAAATGAGATAACGATGATAGATGTCGGACAGGGAGACAGTATCTTTTTAAGAGATATGCAGGGGAAAACCATTTTGATTGACGTAGGTGGGAGACCGGTTTTCACCAATAAAGAAAGTTGGCAGAAAAGATGGGGGAAGAGCAATGCTGAGAAGACTCTGATCCCCTATCTGCGCAGCCGCGGGGTCAGTAAAATTGATCAGCTGGTCTTAACACATGCAGATACAGACCATGTAGGCGATTTGCAGGTTTTGGCTAAATATTTTAAAATCGGAGAAATTTTAATCAGTCCAGGCAGTTTGACTCAGAATGATTTTGTTCAGACCTTAAAAGCAATGAAGACTGAAGTTCGTACTGTTAAAGCAGGAGACAGTCTGTCAATTATGCAGAGCCGTTTGTATGTTTTACACCCTTATCAAACAGGAGATGGCAGCAATAATGATTCAATAGTATTATACGGCTATCTGCTTAATCAGAGTTTTCTATTTACAGGTGATTTAGAGAAGGAGGGGGAAGAGAAGCTGATGCAGCTTTACAGCCGTCTGCCTGTTGATGTGTTGAAGGTAGGTCATCATGGCAGCAAGGGTTCAACAAGTTCAGAATTTTTGAGTTTTATCAAGCCTAGGTATGCTTTAATCTCTGCAGGTGTTGGCAACCGCTATCAGCATCCACATCAGGAAACACTGAATCGGTTAAAAGCAGTTTCTGTAAAGATTTACCGGACAGATCTTCAAGGAGGTATACGCTTTCGGGGCTGGAACAGCTGGCAGACGGAGACTGTAAAATAG
- a CDS encoding IS30 family transposase: MQDHYTPTGKHLTIADRRLIERWKQEGKSNREIAGLLGKAPQTINNEMKRGLVLQQVRKGKFEKLYRADRAQEVYEINRKNSRKAVSLTKKVKETIVHYIKLKWSPEMISKRKVNVPQSTIYYWMDKGYLGLTKADRLYPRKGKSPKKTASPNFMPVGKSIEERPEAITQRLEAGHYEIDTVVQTRAKAPCFLTLTDRKTRYEIIRYLPSKTAQTVNEALSSILQEYQITSITADNGAEFARLSEIFSEEKIYYAHPYCSWERGSNENHNRLIRRFLPKGKTRATRKLATQIEWWINNYPKRILNYKTPREIVFSG, translated from the coding sequence ATGCAAGACCATTATACACCAACAGGCAAGCACTTGACAATAGCTGATCGCCGCTTGATTGAACGCTGGAAGCAAGAAGGGAAATCTAATCGTGAGATTGCAGGTCTCTTAGGCAAAGCTCCTCAAACGATAAACAACGAGATGAAACGTGGACTGGTCCTCCAACAGGTGCGTAAGGGGAAGTTTGAGAAGCTTTATAGGGCGGATAGAGCTCAGGAAGTGTATGAGATTAATCGAAAAAATAGCCGTAAAGCTGTTAGTCTCACGAAGAAAGTCAAGGAAACCATTGTCCACTACATCAAGCTGAAGTGGTCACCTGAGATGATTTCAAAACGTAAAGTCAACGTCCCACAATCCACCATATACTACTGGATGGACAAGGGGTACCTGGGGCTGACTAAGGCAGATAGGCTGTATCCAAGAAAAGGCAAATCCCCTAAGAAAACAGCCAGTCCTAATTTCATGCCTGTTGGAAAGTCGATTGAGGAGCGGCCTGAAGCGATCACTCAACGACTGGAGGCTGGGCATTATGAGATTGATACGGTTGTTCAGACACGGGCTAAAGCGCCTTGCTTTCTGACATTAACAGATCGAAAAACCAGGTATGAAATCATTCGTTACTTGCCCAGTAAGACAGCACAAACCGTTAACGAAGCCTTGTCGAGCATTTTACAGGAATATCAGATCACGTCAATCACAGCTGATAATGGGGCAGAATTTGCTAGACTAAGCGAGATTTTTAGTGAAGAGAAGATCTACTATGCTCACCCTTATTGCTCTTGGGAAAGAGGCTCTAATGAGAATCACAACCGTCTTATTCGACGTTTCCTACCCAAGGGAAAAACAAGAGCGACCAGAAAACTGGCCACTCAGATTGAATGGTGGATAAACAATTATCCCAAACGAATATTAAACTACAAGACACCTAGAGAAATTGTATTCAGTGGCTAA
- a CDS encoding DUF805 domain-containing protein, with protein sequence MFTAYKKFWLQYADFTGKSTRSDYWWVVLCNFLIALPFGLITGVLFLSQLFSTLASYSDSYYTMSEEELVFLILSNLGALIPLMLIAAIWNIAIFVPTLALQVRRLRDAGFHWAFIFFNLGSLLTVIPIIGWLFSLGFQIALIVFFCFPSKESAGNNIAAGPATVTQAPLAAPDMTASSATGTSAVNQVQPEAAVSSPEPAVQPDPNANSAAQISGEDGTLDSAISETGE encoded by the coding sequence ATGTTTACAGCTTATAAAAAATTTTGGCTGCAGTATGCCGATTTTACTGGGAAATCTACCCGTTCTGATTACTGGTGGGTTGTTCTCTGCAACTTTTTAATTGCCTTACCCTTCGGGCTGATTACTGGGGTTCTTTTTCTGAGTCAGCTTTTTTCAACATTGGCTTCTTATAGTGACAGCTATTATACTATGTCGGAAGAAGAACTGGTTTTTCTTATTTTGAGTAATCTCGGTGCCTTGATTCCCTTAATGCTTATTGCTGCCATATGGAATATTGCTATTTTTGTCCCAACATTGGCTCTGCAGGTTCGGCGCCTTCGTGATGCCGGTTTTCACTGGGCCTTTATTTTCTTTAATTTAGGCAGTCTATTAACTGTAATACCTATTATAGGCTGGCTTTTCTCGCTTGGCTTTCAGATTGCACTCATTGTGTTTTTCTGCTTCCCAAGTAAGGAATCAGCAGGCAATAATATAGCCGCCGGTCCTGCAACAGTTACCCAAGCTCCTTTAGCTGCTCCTGATATGACAGCAAGTTCAGCTACTGGAACTTCTGCTGTAAATCAAGTTCAGCCAGAGGCAGCTGTTTCATCTCCAGAACCAGCTGTACAGCCTGACCCGAATGCAAATTCAGCTGCTCAGATCAGTGGTGAAGACGGAACGTTAGATTCTGCTATCTCTGAAACTGGAGAATAA
- the holA gene encoding DNA polymerase III subunit delta, translating into MLDIEKINQLTKEKLLPVTVLSGEDLGQYSQMKQLLMEQIGFDITDLSYSYFDMAEADYQEAELDLESLPFFADEKIVVFDNLLDITTAKKSFLEPAALKRLEAYIENPVSSTRLIILAPAKLDGKRRMVKLLKRDAQIFEAGPVKEAELKTYFQKLAHQQGLVFEKGVFDELLLKSNFDFSDIMKNLLFLKAYKKDGHIEASDVAEAIPKTLQDNIFEMTQLVLGGKIDAARDLVRDLRLQGEDDIKLIAVMLGQFRMFTQVKILSVQGKNEQQITADLSAYLGRRVNPYQVKFALRDSRTLSLSFLKQVLADLIEADYMIKQGRYDKDYLFDLVLLKIAGSRSQ; encoded by the coding sequence ATGCTCGACATTGAAAAAATTAATCAGCTCACTAAGGAAAAATTGCTGCCAGTGACTGTTCTGTCAGGCGAAGATTTGGGGCAGTACAGTCAGATGAAGCAGCTTTTGATGGAACAGATTGGCTTTGATATTACCGATTTAAGCTATTCTTATTTTGATATGGCAGAAGCGGATTATCAAGAGGCAGAATTGGATTTGGAAAGTCTGCCTTTTTTTGCCGATGAAAAGATTGTTGTTTTTGATAATCTTTTGGATATTACCACAGCTAAAAAATCTTTTTTAGAACCTGCTGCTCTTAAACGTTTGGAGGCTTATATAGAGAATCCTGTCAGCAGCACCCGTTTGATTATTTTGGCACCGGCTAAATTAGATGGCAAACGCCGAATGGTTAAATTATTAAAGCGTGATGCGCAGATTTTTGAGGCTGGCCCAGTTAAGGAAGCAGAGCTTAAAACTTATTTTCAGAAACTGGCCCATCAGCAGGGACTTGTGTTTGAAAAGGGGGTCTTTGATGAGTTGCTGCTTAAATCTAATTTTGATTTTAGTGACATAATGAAAAACCTCCTGTTTTTAAAAGCTTATAAAAAAGACGGTCATATTGAGGCTTCTGATGTCGCTGAAGCTATTCCTAAAACATTGCAGGATAACATTTTTGAGATGACTCAGCTCGTTTTAGGAGGTAAAATTGATGCGGCGCGTGACTTGGTCCGTGACTTGCGCTTGCAGGGTGAAGATGACATTAAACTGATTGCTGTGATGTTAGGGCAATTTCGGATGTTTACTCAGGTGAAAATACTATCAGTACAAGGCAAAAATGAACAGCAGATTACAGCAGACTTATCAGCTTATCTCGGTCGCAGAGTCAATCCTTATCAAGTGAAATTTGCACTGCGTGATTCAAGAACTCTGTCACTTTCTTTTTTAAAACAGGTTCTGGCAGATTTAATCGAGGCAGACTACATGATTAAACAGGGACGTTACGATAAAGATTATTTATTTGATTTAGTTTTGCTTAAAATTGCTGGCAGCAGGAGCCAGTAA
- the sodA gene encoding superoxide dismutase SodA — translation MAIILPDLPYAYDALEPYIDTETMKLHHDKHHATYVANVNAALEKHPEIGENLEVLLADVEQIPADIRPAVINNGGGHLNHALFWELLSPEKTEPSAELVQAIDEAFGSFEDFKAAFTAAATTRFGSGWAWLVLNGDGRLEVISTANQDSPIMEGKTPILALDVWEHAYYLNYRNVRPDYIKAFFEVINWPKVAELYKQAKSV, via the coding sequence ATGGCTATTATATTACCAGATCTTCCCTACGCTTACGACGCACTTGAACCTTATATCGATACTGAGACAATGAAACTGCATCATGATAAGCATCATGCAACCTATGTGGCTAATGTTAATGCTGCTCTGGAAAAACATCCTGAAATTGGCGAGAATTTAGAAGTTCTTTTAGCAGATGTTGAACAAATCCCGGCAGATATCCGCCCGGCAGTTATTAACAATGGCGGAGGCCACCTTAACCATGCTCTCTTTTGGGAACTGCTTTCACCTGAAAAAACGGAACCGTCTGCAGAACTTGTTCAAGCTATTGATGAAGCATTTGGTTCATTTGAGGACTTCAAAGCTGCTTTTACTGCCGCAGCAACGACACGATTTGGCTCTGGCTGGGCTTGGCTGGTCCTCAATGGAGACGGCAGACTGGAAGTGATTTCAACAGCTAATCAGGACAGCCCGATTATGGAAGGCAAGACACCAATCTTGGCCCTTGATGTTTGGGAACATGCCTATTATCTCAATTACCGCAATGTACGTCCGGATTATATTAAAGCTTTCTTTGAGGTGATTAACTGGCCTAAAGTGGCTGAACTTTATAAACAGGCTAAATCAGTTTAG
- a CDS encoding serine hydrolase: MHKKKKEIVTGSVICGLLLLGVLAVFLLMTNQAITHSRKNQHSKSSSAQSQDTSQQAAEDLPVKTPEEKQAAFDADAATMEAYGLTYDYVHLNLAEVVQAFLADQGIEPSQVAFSYKNVVTGETYAMNDTQPMTAGSTYKLPLNMLVVDAVTEGELSMTERFDITGTEYEYLGEHDAYVAQFDGAMTIADMQEYSLVYSENTPAYALAERLGGLEQVYPMFSRYGESKADIKTIQSEGNKTTTDYYIQVLDYLWQHQEKYADILYYLEQSFPEYYYRTFMPADVVVAQKPGYVREALNVDAVVYEETPYIVAIYTAGLGGSDETTEEVNNYGLYQLEALAYVINEWHRVNMNPALNSEQTVINN; encoded by the coding sequence ATGCATAAGAAAAAGAAAGAAATTGTGACGGGGAGTGTTATCTGCGGTTTGTTGCTGCTTGGTGTCCTTGCAGTTTTCCTGCTGATGACTAATCAAGCTATCACTCACAGCCGTAAAAATCAGCATTCTAAATCAAGTTCGGCGCAATCACAGGATACCAGTCAGCAGGCAGCTGAGGATTTGCCGGTCAAAACACCGGAAGAAAAACAGGCGGCATTTGACGCTGATGCTGCAACGATGGAGGCTTATGGGCTGACATATGATTATGTTCATCTAAATTTGGCTGAAGTGGTACAGGCTTTCTTGGCGGATCAGGGGATCGAGCCTTCACAGGTTGCTTTTTCTTATAAAAATGTGGTGACTGGTGAAACCTATGCTATGAATGATACCCAGCCTATGACTGCCGGCAGTACTTATAAACTGCCTTTGAATATGCTGGTTGTCGATGCAGTAACGGAGGGTGAACTCTCCATGACAGAACGGTTTGATATTACGGGAACCGAATATGAATATCTTGGTGAGCATGATGCCTATGTGGCCCAGTTTGACGGTGCTATGACTATTGCTGATATGCAGGAATATTCTTTGGTCTATTCTGAGAATACACCGGCTTATGCTTTAGCTGAGCGTTTGGGTGGTTTGGAGCAGGTTTATCCTATGTTCAGCCGCTATGGGGAATCAAAGGCTGATATTAAAACCATTCAGTCTGAAGGCAATAAAACAACAACAGACTACTATATTCAGGTTTTAGATTATCTTTGGCAGCATCAGGAAAAATATGCTGATATTTTGTATTATTTAGAGCAGTCTTTCCCTGAATACTATTACCGTACCTTTATGCCAGCCGACGTAGTCGTCGCACAAAAACCAGGTTATGTTCGTGAAGCTCTCAATGTAGATGCAGTTGTGTATGAAGAAACGCCTTACATTGTGGCGATTTACACTGCTGGTCTGGGAGGTTCCGATGAGACAACTGAAGAAGTCAATAACTATGGCCTTTACCAGCTGGAGGCTTTGGCCTATGTGATCAATGAATGGCATCGTGTTAACATGAATCCAGCTCTTAATTCAGAGCAAACAGTGATTAACAATTAA
- a CDS encoding TetR/AcrR family transcriptional regulator yields MNKNDLRYQKTEDNLKAAYLSLINEKECYTITVKEICQRARCSRNTFYLHYDTKDELYHEVITTILDSLAAAFEPKAATLSQISQSHNRLYTDAIIDSIAKHKKAITALTSKDKGLFLKLCTDTIFEKCLTGSRSLTQDRFTSASYLYTSYLASAITGFIFAWLKQPDISDSQAKNLLYDIHKKTIDSCHRILQQKADN; encoded by the coding sequence ATGAATAAAAATGACTTACGCTATCAAAAAACCGAAGATAATTTAAAAGCTGCCTACCTGTCTTTAATCAATGAAAAAGAATGCTATACCATCACTGTTAAAGAGATTTGCCAACGGGCACGGTGCAGCCGGAACACCTTCTATCTTCATTATGACACCAAAGACGAGCTCTATCATGAAGTCATCACAACGATTTTGGATAGTCTGGCTGCTGCCTTTGAACCCAAAGCAGCCACACTCAGCCAAATCAGCCAGTCTCACAACAGATTATATACAGATGCAATCATTGACAGCATAGCCAAACATAAAAAAGCAATAACCGCTCTTACCAGCAAAGACAAGGGGCTTTTTCTCAAACTGTGCACCGACACCATTTTTGAAAAATGCCTTACAGGCAGCCGCTCTTTGACTCAGGACAGATTTACTTCTGCCAGCTATCTTTACACTTCCTACTTAGCTTCTGCCATCACTGGCTTTATTTTTGCCTGGCTTAAACAGCCCGATATCAGCGACAGTCAAGCTAAGAACTTGCTCTATGATATTCACAAAAAAACGATTGACAGCTGCCACCGCATTTTGCAGCAGAAAGCTGACAATTAA
- a CDS encoding nitronate monooxygenase, whose amino-acid sequence MSIVSADENVIMIVERIEGEEMQNRVTDILGIEKPIIQGPLNWLTDGKYVAAVSKAGGLGVFGFNAGQKEAVFTVEETVANMRREIKIAKEITAKPMGMNIAPGHPTTDVFTQPMMDLMVEEGIGTAVMVGDFSAYWTERFHAKGIKVVFRAATPTVENTEEAIEGGADIIVATGFDEGGTVPEKVIGTFSIIPMIVDAAKGRVPVMAAGGIADERTAEAAFVLGAEGLFVGTAFMMAEESVLAQNIKEMALAATASDLVMYRTVPAFYRSLPGELPNQLVELSKAGKSEEEIYQAQHAYDGMRDGMLFGDLSKGFASFGLGISLIHQIEPVANIIDRLMSGIKRFL is encoded by the coding sequence ATGTCTATTGTTTCTGCAGATGAAAACGTTATAATGATAGTAGAAAGGATAGAGGGTGAAGAAATGCAAAATCGTGTCACAGACATTTTAGGAATTGAAAAACCTATTATTCAAGGGCCTTTAAATTGGCTGACTGACGGGAAATATGTGGCAGCAGTCAGCAAAGCAGGTGGATTAGGTGTTTTTGGCTTTAATGCCGGTCAAAAAGAAGCTGTGTTTACTGTTGAAGAAACAGTAGCCAATATGAGGCGTGAAATCAAGATAGCTAAGGAAATAACGGCTAAACCGATGGGCATGAATATTGCTCCCGGTCATCCAACGACTGATGTGTTTACACAGCCTATGATGGATTTAATGGTTGAAGAAGGTATCGGTACTGCGGTTATGGTTGGCGATTTTTCGGCTTACTGGACAGAACGCTTTCATGCAAAAGGGATAAAGGTCGTTTTTCGTGCGGCAACACCTACCGTTGAAAATACTGAAGAAGCTATTGAGGGCGGAGCAGATATCATTGTTGCGACAGGATTCGATGAGGGTGGTACTGTGCCGGAAAAAGTGATTGGTACGTTTTCGATCATTCCTATGATTGTAGATGCGGCTAAGGGACGTGTTCCCGTCATGGCTGCTGGAGGTATAGCGGATGAGCGGACAGCCGAAGCAGCCTTTGTCCTCGGAGCAGAAGGGCTGTTTGTCGGTACTGCTTTTATGATGGCAGAAGAGTCTGTATTAGCGCAAAATATTAAAGAGATGGCTCTTGCGGCTACCGCCAGCGATTTAGTTATGTATCGGACGGTTCCAGCCTTTTATCGGTCATTGCCAGGTGAATTGCCTAATCAGCTGGTTGAACTGAGTAAGGCGGGAAAATCTGAAGAAGAGATTTACCAAGCTCAGCACGCCTATGATGGCATGCGAGATGGTATGCTTTTTGGAGATTTAAGTAAAGGTTTTGCCTCGTTTGGTCTGGGAATCTCACTGATTCACCAGATTGAGCCTGTAGCTAATATTATTGATAGACTGATGTCAGGTATCAAACGCTTCCTGTAA